From the Toxoplasma gondii ME49 chromosome VIIa, whole genome shotgun sequence genome, one window contains:
- a CDS encoding hypothetical protein (encoded by transcript TGME49_202600), with the protein MPPVLGATEKSEMLMVLQEKTAVAIDKERERKRFLARSKDGRKSPVPTKLSAQLQRTIQSKGKGEKLLVLEQAWLKEAITEIKMKNVRGTSAASGTQKELSGTPFDVQHWRLYRSASAALKNVIRL; encoded by the coding sequence ATGCCCCCTGTTCTAGGAGCTACAGAGAAGTCTGAAATGCTCATGGTGCTCCAAGAGAAGACAGCTGTCGCAATCGAcaaggaacgagagaggaagcgctTCCTTGCGCGCAGCAAGGACGGGAGAAAATCCCCTGTTCCAACGAAGCTGTCAGCTCAGCTGCAAAGGACGATTCAGTCGAAAGGAAAGGGGGAAAAGCTCCTGGTTCTGGAACAGGCATGGTTGAAAGAAGCCATAACCGAGATCAAAATGAAAAATGTACGTGGTACAAGTGCTGCCTCAGGGACGCAAAAAGAGCTTTCGGGCACCCCCTTCGACGTTCAGCATTGGCGCCTCTACAGATCCGCGTCGGCAGCTTTAAAAAATGTGATTAGACTGTGA